caccagagcagggggaatgagaggggggaaacaccagagcagggggaatgagagggggaaacaccagagcagggggaatgagaggggggaacgccagagcagggggaatgagagggggaaacaccagagcagggggaatgagagggggagacaccagagcagggggaatgagaggggaagcactagagcagggggaatgagagggggaaacaccagagcagggggaatgagagggaaacaccagagcagggggaatgagtgggggaacaccagagcaggggaatgagaggggagacaccagagcagggggaatgagaggggagacaccagagcagggggaatgagaggggggaacgccagagcagggggaatgagagggggaaacaccagagcagggggaatgagagggggaaacaccagagcagggggaatgagagggggagaaatCACAGGGAAATAAAGATTTTAACAGAACACAACATGACGCAGCGTTTTCCGGTCTCACCTCGGCCTTCAGGTCCGATCGGATCCGGACGATGCATCTCTTGACGGTCATCTGGAAGGTGAAGCTGATCACTCCTCGGATCTTCAGCAGAGCGTCTTCACACAGACTCCTCCGGCTCTGAGCCACAGGAACAGCAACATTATTACATATAGGGTACATGTATTACTTCAGTCTATTTCATAACACCGCTTCTCAAAGACCGGACCAAACGGAAAGTCAATACGGACCCAAGCACGTTCCTGTTTACatgaggtaaccggctccatctagcctagcttagcacagatcctggaggtaaccggctccatctagcctagcttagcacagatcctggaggtaaccggctccatctagcctagcttagcacagattctggaggtaaccggctccatctagcctagcttagcacagatcctggaggtaaccggctccatctagcctagcttagcacagatcctggaggtaaccggctccatctagcctagcttagcacagatcctggaggtaaccggctccatctagcctagcttagcacagatcctggaggtaactggctccatctagcctagcttagcacagatcctggaggtaaccggctccatctagcctagcttagcacagatcctggaggtaactggctccatctagcctagctagcacagatcctggaggtaaccggctccatctagcctagcttagcacagatcctggaggtactggctccatctagcctagcttagcacagatcctggaggtaactggctccatctagcctagcttaacaCAGAtccctggaggtaaccggctccatctagcctagctagcacagatcctggaggtaactggctccatctagcctagcttaacaCAGATCccggaggtaaccggctccatctagctctagcttagcacagatcccggaggtaaccggctcatctgcagcctagcttagcacagatccctgaggtaaccggctccatctagcctagcttagcacagatcctggaggtaaccggctcatCTAGCCTAcctttagcacagatcctgaggTAACCCGGCTCCATCtgagcctagcttagcacagatcccgGAGGTAACTGGCTCTGATCTAGCCtaagcttagcacagatccctgaaggtaactggctccaactaGCTAGCTTAAGACAGATCCCTGGAGGTAactgctccatctagcctagcttgaaGATCAGATCCAGCACAGATCCCTGCAAGCCAGGGCCAGATGAGCAGcactccaggatctgtgctaagctaggctagatggagccagttacctccaggatctgtgctaagctaggctagatggagccagttacctccaggatctgtgctaagctaggctagatggagccagttacctccaggatctgtgctaagctaggctagatggagccagttacctccaggatctgtgctaagctaggctagatggagccagttacctccaggatctgtgctaagctaggctagatggagccggttacctccaggatctgtgctaagctaggctagatggagccagttacctccaggatctgtgctaagctaggctagatggagccagttacctccaggatctgtgctaagctaggctagatggagccagttacctccaggatctgtgctaagctaggctagatggagccagttacctccaggatctgtgctaagctaggctagatggagccagttacctccaggatctgtgctaagctaggctagatggagccagttacctccaggatctgtgctaagctaggctagatggagccagttacctccaggatctgtgctaagctaggctagatggagccagttacctccaggatctgtgctaagctaggctagatggagccagttacctccaggatctgtgctaagctaggctagatggagccggttacctccaggatctgtgctaagctaggctagatggagccggttacctccaggatctgtgctaagctaggctagatggagccggttacctccaggatctgtgctaagctaggctagatggagccagttacctccaggatctgtgctaagctaggctagatggagccagttacctccaggatctgtgctaagctaggctagatggagccagttacctccaggatctgtgctaagctaggctagatggagccagttacctccaggatctgtgctaagctaggctagatggagccggttacctccaggatctgtgctaagctaggctagatggagccagttacctccaggatctgtgctaagctaggctagatggagccagttacctccaggatctgtgctaagctaggctagatggagccagttacctccaggatctgtgctaagctaggctagatggagccagttacctccaggatctgtgctaagctaggctagatggagccagttacctccaggatctgtgctaagctaggctagatggagccagttacctccaggatctgtgctaaactaggctagttggagccagttacctccaggatctgtgctaagctaggctagatggagcagttacctccaggatctgtgctaagctaggctagatggagccagttacctccaggatctgtgctaagctaggctagatggagccagttacctccaggatctgtgctaagctaggctagatggagccggttacctccaggatctgtgctaagctaggctagatggagccagttacctccaggatctgtgctaagctaggctagtagtcggtgcgtcagacagagttaggacatgcacagagatgagaagggtatgtctggacttctctcactctgggggatacggggaataagacaaagtcccaataagtcggcgtgctCCTTTAAGATGCCAATCTCTTCCGCTTCTCCttctatttgttttatttctcagCCTGTAACTgatgaattaatgaattaatgtaataaTGATTTCACCGCTCACCGAGTCGTCCAGCCCCTGGATGTGCAGGATGACGGTCTTGGCCCTCTTGTTGCTGGAGCCCAGGAAGAACTGGGCTTTCCGCCGGCTACTGACAGACGTCTCGGCCGGCTCGGTGCTGTCCCTGCCGAACGCCTGCAGCAGCTCGTAGATCTCAGACGCCAGCAGCTTTGTCTCCCCAGGAGTCGTCGACCTGGACCACAGAACAACACCAAACTATAAACTACACAGATagatacacagacagatacTTATTGATCcccacacaacatacacatacatcataaacaggatgataaaataacaaatccacatgaataatatggacagtaaaagaaaagatactaaatgaAAGATCCACATGcagtctgcatggtaaggtgctctatgagagagTGTGTCATGGAggaagtctagagaccagcatcaaagccaaaatgcaacctagggtcttttagtgaatgtacccgagtcaaactttcgtttaaaagcatatttaggagggaatcaccacttttaaagtgcccatattataaaaaaaaaaaccctttttctgggatttggggtgttcttttgtgtctctggtgcttccacacacatacagactttgtaaaaaaaaaccctccatgctgttctgagtgagatccggtttctgaatgtgtcctgtcttcagtctctgggtcagctggtcaacatctgcacggctttctacgtaacaaGCCGAGACGAGCTGGCTAACTGCAACCGTTAGcacgtagcgttagcatgctaacgctagcatgctacctcgttctcaatagcaaagcactgctacaacacacacaagttcaccataatctccaaaagaactacttccatgtgcgccctcatttagaagaagtctcccagctgatcctgccttgtaactgactgaaggtggagaaacagcctttcttttactgtctatggagctagctagctgacatgagctacatctgagctactgagcatgtgccagtgcaatcaaagatagtacagaagaagaagaagaaaagaggtctcactctgtagctaaaacagagaccagctgaaagaagatctgcagcagtgagagagagctgggcagtacaacaacaatatggtgttttttaacattaaaccatgtaaacctattctggtacaacctcaaaatacaattatgaacctgaaaatgagcagaatatgggcactttaagatgcaccgtattctggtttttgggtcaaatggtcttctgaatgggagagctagggacgctacgatgctagcctcaaaatatctatgtttaaaccactaagaaggctcgacacaacatgagactttgctccaagtatcaccagggactctacaccttaaccacagcactgacaacattggttgtgttcagagtttactaaaaagaggtttCAACAACTCccgttagctgttgttgttgtttacgctatccgccatcttCCCAGTCCAAAAAGAGCCGatctctgaatgtgaatgaacggactccacagGAGGagatgtcattcttatatgaggctccttttacatctacaaggtcaatattgtgtttcactaacgacaaaaccatgaataatccgtgcatttacatggaactaagctttaggagctctccatctttactctcctccctcgactatttctgactggctcgatagatgGAGactggaagaacaacagctaacgggagttgttaaaacctctttttagtaaactctgaacacaaccaatgttgtcagtgctgtggttaaggtgtagagtccctggtgatacttggagcaaagtctcatgttgtgtcgagccttcttagaggtttaaacatagatattttgaggctagcatcgtagcgtccctagctctcccattcaaaagaccatttgacccaaaaaccagaatacggtccatcttaaaagtggtgtttATGTCCTAAATAggcttttaaactacagtttgactcgggtacattcacaacaagaccctaggttgcattttggcgagagttacgcattaaatatggacaatgtAAGAGAATAAAGCAGTAAACAGTGGGTCGGTGGACAGTCAGTACATaactattgttattgttgttgttatagaAGGCAGTggaagtggtggtggtgtgttgGGAACTATAAGCCAGTCTACTTTTACCTTCCCTAACCCTCCAACTATATAATGGGATGTGCACACTATACTCTTCTGTAGCAAAGGTCAGACAGATCTGAGCATCTCAACACTCGTGTTGCATGTTATGCATTTTTGCTTTTCTATCATCCagagaacaaaagaaagaaacaaacaccAAGTTCAACTGTGACTTCGGCACAAAACTGATTAACTGAAAACTGCGTAACTAACAAGCAAGAATGTTCTTAAAGGATTTCATTCGTGAAGACCTGAGACCAGATGTTTTTCCTGTAGCCAACCTTTCTGGGAAACCTTGATAGACATTAAGCCCTAGCATTATTTCTGTGCATTAATTAATCCATAATGAATTGCTCAACACCAAGACCCAGCACTACTCCCTGCGCTCCCTCTCCTTTTGCACATGGACTGTCTGACTACCTCTGATCACTGTGTACTTTATTAATGCACCTCAACAATGCATATATGATATACTGCATTCTGTCTCTACTATTATATGGACTATGGTCTGATTTCTCACAACTTTATTTGCTAATGCACGTTAATAATGGACTAACATGACCATTTTTAAGCACTGCTATAAAGAAATAGCTTGGTTGTACTGGTTGTCCTTACTTGTGCAACGACAATAACGTTGAATCTACTGTAATCTAGTGACAGCtccttttcagtttcagttcaaACCTGACTGACGTTGAGATAGAGGACGAGAAGAAATGAGTGGACTCACTTCTGCATGACGTTCTGCAGGCTCAGCATCATCCCCAGCTCCCCCTTCAGCTTCTCCCGGTTGGCTCGGCATTCTGCCAGGTACCGGATCGCCTGGGAAACAACCGCCAATCACAGTTAGACAGACGGCCGCTGTACGCTAAGCCggggttttccctgccattgtAAGGTTAAAGCCGCGTTCAGACAGCCTGCGTCGGCCGTCAGACGGTCCAGCAAGAAAGCAGAAGCTTTCTATTCATGTTGAATGTGTTAACCCTTGGGTTATCTTGCcttcgaccatgcaactttttggtCGTCTTTACGACCCTTTTCTTGCTTTAGCCAATGATTTTGAagctttttacaacatttttgtcccttttttcaaccctcttttatcaattattttcttcaaatgctataaaatgttataaaacaacgtcaattcaatgaaagtagtgaactgagcATGTATtgaacttgtgaagagcgttgtatggaaccatccatgttatttcttTTGACGATTtcgttgaaagaaacccatatttctgatatagaaactttttgaaaatgggtcaaatctgacccctAGGACAACAGGAGTAATACTGTCCtccaccacggtctccatcacccaattaatactgtcctgtttacttcattaatgtgtttactgtgttcatggactgaggacgggacggggattcagcagaatctcaaaaatctggatttggtgcatccctagatTAGATGTGCTAAGCTAACACACAGATGTTTTGGGTGTAAGAACTCACCAGCAGGGCGGAGTAGACGACCTGAGGGTTGGGGTTGTCCAGGAACAGGATGAGTCCCGGGAGGCAGCCCTGGTCCTGTACGATGGCCCGGCGGTTCATGGGGTCGGCGGCCAGGTCCCGCAGCTGGTTGACCACGGCCAGGGCGTCCGGCTCCGCGCTCATCATGGCCGACAGTCACTCCCCCATGCAGCGATTGACTGAGGACGGCAGCAACAACACATTCACTCACGCAGAACAAATACTAAATTATGTACAAGTTCATCCCAGACTGCAGAAAGAACAACATATGAACACTCATTTGTTCCTCTGTCAATATCTCTGCTGAATCAACACAGGAGGGCAAACAAGGGATAGTTTACCCCCACTTTCATCTGTATATTTATGGCTATTTAAGACCACTCTTGCAGGTTGTCTTTAGGTTGTtgtgttgtgattgttggaGCTTGTATTGGAAGACTCCTTGTCTACGGACAATAAAGggctacctacctacctacctgtctgtctgtctgtctgtctgtctacctacctacctacctacctacctacctacctgtctgtctgtctacctacctacctacctgtctgtctgtctacctacctacctgtctgtctgtctacctacctacctgtctgtctgtctacctacctacctatctacctacctacctacctgtctgcctatctacctacctacctgtctgtctgtctgtctacctatctacctacctacctgtctgtctgtctgtctgtctacctatctacctacctacctgtctgtctgcctacctacctatctacctacctgtctgtctacctacctatctacctgtctgtctatctacctacctacctgtctgtctgtctaccgatctacctacctatctatctacctacctacctgtctgtctacctacctgtttgtctgtctgtctgtctacctacctacctgtctatctatctaatctCTTTCTACCAAAAAAGAGTCAAAAGTGCAGAAAAAAGCGTTGAAAATGAGGTTCACTCCCCCATGCAAGAACTAACTGAGGACAGCAGCAACAAAACATTCACTCGGACGGAACAAATACttaataatgaaaaacaaaaaacgtcaaaaaggcatcaaaagtGTCAATAAAACGTCCCAAAACCCTGtcaaaaaagcagcagaaactgGCAGAAAAGACGCTGAGAAGCGACAACAAAAACGGCCAAAGAAAACAGCAGGAAGcaaactcatccattcatccagaaaataatccacacatgaATCCAGGATGAACACAAGTTAGTGCAGCTCTTACGTTACGTTGGTCTGGTTTGTTCTCTTATTTTTCCTGATTTACGACATTaatctgacatttatttagccCAGTTTAGCCTGACTCATCCTGGTTTTGGTCCACTTTAGTCATGGTTAGCCTGGTTTGTCCTGGTTCTTTATGTATAAATAAAACACTACAGTGCTACTGCTCCCC
The Sander vitreus isolate 19-12246 unplaced genomic scaffold, sanVit1 ctg299_0, whole genome shotgun sequence DNA segment above includes these coding regions:
- the LOC144513625 gene encoding armadillo repeat-containing protein 1-like produces the protein MMSAEPDALAVVNQLRDLAADPMNRRAIVQDQGCLPGLILFLDNPNPQVVYSALLAIRYLAECRANREKLKGELGMMLSLQNVMQKSTTPGETKLLASEIYELLQAFGRDSTEPAETSVSSRRKAQFFLGSSNKRAKTVILHIQGLDDSSRRSLCEDALLKIRGVISFTFQMTVKRCIVRIRSDLKAEALASAIASTHVMTAQQVVKGENGDEVLIPLAVDGSETVEQNAALPDYLPEEESPSLEPDKAVTRVGSGQDGSSWLGTATNFLSRSFYW